From Vallitalea longa, one genomic window encodes:
- a CDS encoding PQQ-binding-like beta-propeller repeat protein, with product MDNFVKCNDIEIDQIRQNIKTVKTNKENYEKRAILLKLWVCMLQQQGANMEEYLHVDEDLARLSNYSFLFDDSIDTSLSKEEENELFSVIDEGYTILENIQNNLSDYQPDMTKIPFKGGPKEDIEWALYHGNIHHTGSTGAYGPSEGELNFRLPVGLGWESQPVVEDGVVYVSSPGMRNILYGYDINSGKEVFRANQITSLKGDQLYGTPCNSSTPKIINDHILIRDMGSRGNSGDTKYISVINKKTGDIDRKIEASHIDYRYGYAQFDANEKFIVYPHGIHDIEDTPPVNQQLNTIVCKEFKTGKKRWSFNIGETFSEPLIYENVVIATTRSGYVYALKLNGNYPPASAERIKWEFKASGEVNRKVTAYDNKIIFGDNAGLVYCLDAKDGSLIWKYETDEKRENVFRYFGSPLIENEKVYIPCANSKLYCLDLSNGDLVDTVKGKDSLRSKPVIIDSNIYFTDFSGNLYCADNNGNLLFTKKISTHPIYADLTKYEDKILVNDSSLYLNVYDKDGNEVFKQSLIGSFIDKDGYRIYTEQIAGGAYYQSKPTAADGKLFFGTPSRFLYAVDAETGETIWKNEIGGAISASPVCYNGKIYIGQQGGEDEYYCFDAKTGDLVWTQSIGWVWGSCNADEGRIYIPGIDGFVNCLDAETGNIIWRYRTQRSTCTEPVIDGDFVYFGGWDHYLYAFDKTNGKLRWKFQLSGGSDSGAPVAYEGKIYLPIGGDKFRCLDGKTGKVLWEFGEPGMIFNITAAYHEGKVFLSSWHGLGIGGICLIAMIYCLDANTGELIWKHEGGGLAGPVIGAGKKVYFGSVSTPYVYCVDEDGNSDGTTTCYWRFRMENKLEEPTPCIYKNKLYVLSSDGYIYSIK from the coding sequence ATGGATAATTTTGTTAAATGTAACGATATAGAGATTGATCAAATAAGACAAAATATCAAAACTGTGAAGACAAACAAAGAAAATTATGAAAAAAGAGCAATATTATTAAAATTATGGGTATGCATGCTTCAACAGCAAGGTGCGAATATGGAAGAATATTTACATGTTGATGAAGATTTGGCTAGATTATCAAACTATAGTTTCCTATTTGATGATTCAATAGATACGTCATTAAGTAAAGAGGAAGAAAATGAACTATTTTCTGTAATAGATGAAGGATACACAATTCTAGAAAATATACAAAATAATTTATCAGACTATCAACCAGATATGACAAAAATACCTTTTAAAGGTGGACCAAAAGAAGATATCGAATGGGCTCTATATCATGGTAATATACATCATACAGGTTCTACAGGTGCATATGGACCATCCGAAGGAGAGTTGAATTTTAGACTTCCTGTTGGTTTAGGGTGGGAATCACAACCAGTAGTAGAAGATGGAGTTGTTTATGTATCATCACCTGGTATGAGAAATATTTTATATGGGTATGATATCAATTCAGGAAAAGAAGTATTTCGGGCTAATCAGATAACTAGTCTAAAAGGTGACCAACTATATGGAACACCTTGTAATTCATCTACTCCTAAAATCATTAATGACCATATATTGATTAGAGATATGGGTAGTCGAGGTAATTCAGGCGATACAAAATATATAAGTGTAATTAATAAAAAGACTGGTGACATTGATAGAAAAATAGAAGCCAGCCATATAGATTACAGATATGGATATGCTCAATTCGACGCAAATGAAAAATTTATAGTATACCCTCATGGTATACATGATATAGAAGATACACCACCTGTCAATCAACAATTGAATACAATTGTATGTAAGGAATTCAAAACAGGTAAAAAAAGATGGTCATTCAATATTGGTGAGACTTTCTCAGAACCATTAATATATGAAAACGTAGTTATCGCTACAACAAGATCAGGATACGTATATGCATTAAAATTAAATGGAAATTATCCACCAGCATCAGCAGAAAGAATCAAATGGGAATTCAAAGCAAGCGGAGAAGTAAATAGAAAAGTGACTGCATATGATAATAAAATTATATTCGGAGATAATGCTGGACTTGTTTATTGTTTAGATGCAAAAGATGGTTCTTTGATTTGGAAATATGAGACTGATGAAAAAAGGGAAAATGTTTTCAGATATTTCGGTAGTCCACTTATTGAAAATGAAAAGGTGTATATACCTTGTGCTAATAGTAAGTTATACTGCCTTGATTTATCAAACGGTGATTTAGTAGATACTGTAAAAGGTAAAGATTCGCTAAGATCAAAACCGGTTATTATTGATTCAAATATATACTTCACTGATTTTTCAGGAAACTTATATTGTGCAGATAATAACGGAAACTTACTATTTACTAAAAAAATAAGTACACATCCAATATATGCTGATTTAACTAAATATGAAGACAAAATACTTGTTAACGATTCTAGTTTATATCTGAATGTATATGATAAAGATGGAAATGAAGTATTCAAGCAAAGCTTGATAGGTTCATTTATTGATAAAGACGGTTATAGAATCTATACTGAGCAAATTGCAGGAGGAGCATATTATCAGTCCAAACCGACTGCAGCAGATGGTAAATTATTCTTTGGTACGCCATCAAGATTCTTATATGCAGTAGATGCTGAGACAGGAGAAACTATCTGGAAGAATGAAATAGGTGGTGCTATATCCGCAAGCCCTGTTTGCTACAACGGGAAAATATATATAGGACAACAAGGCGGCGAAGATGAATATTACTGCTTTGATGCCAAAACAGGTGATTTGGTTTGGACTCAATCAATAGGTTGGGTATGGGGATCATGCAATGCGGATGAAGGAAGAATATATATTCCAGGAATAGACGGTTTCGTTAATTGTTTAGATGCTGAAACTGGAAATATCATATGGAGATACAGAACACAGAGATCAACATGTACAGAACCAGTTATTGATGGGGATTTCGTATATTTCGGAGGTTGGGATCATTATTTATATGCATTCGATAAAACAAACGGAAAACTCAGATGGAAATTCCAATTAAGTGGAGGTTCCGACTCAGGAGCACCTGTTGCATATGAAGGCAAAATCTATCTTCCTATAGGTGGAGATAAATTCAGATGCTTAGATGGAAAGACTGGTAAAGTATTATGGGAATTCGGTGAGCCTGGTATGATATTCAACATTACTGCAGCATATCATGAGGGCAAAGTATTCTTATCATCATGGCATGGTCTAGGAATTGGTGGTATATGTTTAATAGCTATGATATATTGTTTGGATGCCAATACAGGTGAACTTATCTGGAAACATGAAGGTGGTGGCCTCGCTGGTCCTGTTATAGGAGCAGGTAAAAAAGTATACTTTGGTTCAGTTTCTACTCCTTATGTATACTGTGTTGATGAAGATGGTAACTCAGATGGAACAACAACATGTTATTGGAGATTCAGAATGGAAAATAAATTAGAAGAACCAACACCATGTATATATAAGAATAAATTGTATGTATTAAGCTCTGATGGATATATATATTCTATCAAATAA
- a CDS encoding RNA-guided endonuclease InsQ/TnpB family protein: MFSYVRSYKIKNSRSDFLHKLSTQLVNKYNAIAIEDLNMKGMSQTLKFGKSVSDNGWGMFIAMLKYKAELRGKQLVKIDRFYPSSKTCSICGAVKKDLKLSERVYTCECGNSIDRDLNASINIKNQGELLLQY, from the coding sequence ATTTTTTCGTATGTTAGAAGCTATAAAATCAAAAATTCAAGATCGGATTTTTTACATAAACTATCTACTCAATTAGTAAATAAATACAATGCTATAGCGATAGAAGACCTAAATATGAAAGGTATGAGCCAAACATTGAAATTTGGTAAAAGCGTATCTGATAATGGTTGGGGAATGTTCATTGCAATGCTTAAATATAAAGCTGAATTAAGAGGAAAACAACTTGTGAAGATAGACAGATTCTATCCATCAAGTAAAACCTGTTCAATTTGTGGTGCAGTAAAAAAAGATTTGAAACTATCAGAAAGAGTATATACTTGTGAGTGTGGCAATTCAATAGATAGAGACCTAAATGCAAGTATAAACATTAAAAATCAAGGTGAATTGTTGTTGCAATATTAA
- a CDS encoding helix-turn-helix domain-containing protein, with protein MKINKAFKYRIYPNKEQLTLIHKTFGCTRFVFNRFLNQRIELYKNEEKSTTYVNQAKELTALKKDLTWLKEVDSVSLQSALRNLDTAFKNFFQKRAKYPRFKSKRKE; from the coding sequence ATGAAAATCAATAAAGCTTTCAAATATAGAATATATCCTAATAAGGAACAACTGACTTTGATTCATAAAACCTTCGGCTGTACTAGATTTGTATTCAATCGTTTTCTTAATCAAAGAATTGAATTATACAAGAATGAAGAAAAATCAACTACTTATGTTAATCAAGCTAAAGAGTTAACAGCTTTAAAAAAAGATTTAACTTGGCTTAAAGAAGTGGATAGTGTTTCTCTTCAATCTGCACTTAGGAATTTAGATACTGCTTTTAAGAATTTCTTTCAAAAGAGAGCTAAATATCCTAGATTCAAATCTAAAAGAAAAGAATAG
- the tnpA gene encoding IS200/IS605 family transposase, producing the protein MELAKLVNTLKTVSSRLIRKKHSEYLKEYYCKPVFWSRSYCILTTGEATIEMIEKYIRSQAGVKD; encoded by the coding sequence GTGGAATTAGCAAAATTAGTTAATACTTTGAAGACTGTTTCTTCAAGACTGATTAGGAAAAAACATAGTGAATATTTAAAAGAATATTACTGTAAACCCGTATTTTGGAGTAGAAGTTATTGCATTTTAACAACTGGAGAAGCAACAATAGAAATGATTGAGAAATATATTCGCTCTCAAGCAGGAGTTAAAGATTAA
- a CDS encoding erythromycin esterase family protein has product MLRKEISYLLVVLMVLGTAGCGKIKTLEEWYEINVSEIKSLDSDDYSDLEFLKPLLKDKRVVAIGENFQGVGDYIELKTRLVKYLHEELGFNAIGLESGLGECIMSLNNNNLSAKQMMEYSIMPTSYSEEALDLFTYIKEQKDTEDPLDLFGFDMEFTSIYFAEYLKQWIEKVDKEVAEDYYELEINFLRDYSELLNKYGYESTGYLEKYQKVIDRYSADYDDVIKFIKDNREELEAIYRQNDLLVDSALRTLGNRMNIVRMSMVGTVKRYELRNEIMADNVKWYMDANPDKKIIIWGHNDNITKNTSKMLTLENDEWSNSFVSMGEILSQKFPRQVYVMGLYMQGGKALHPITNEIIDIPPVPTGSLEEIISRRGYETTFVDLSKNRSKNKFNKWMFTNQYASDDGLTYEIEIRSNVQQLVPKDQYDGIILFDNVSPLTHMK; this is encoded by the coding sequence ATGTTAAGAAAGGAAATAAGTTATTTATTAGTAGTATTAATGGTATTAGGAACAGCTGGTTGTGGAAAAATTAAGACATTAGAAGAATGGTATGAGATCAATGTCAGTGAAATCAAATCATTGGATTCAGATGATTATAGTGATCTGGAATTTCTCAAACCGTTATTAAAAGATAAAAGAGTAGTTGCTATAGGAGAGAATTTTCAAGGAGTAGGAGATTACATAGAATTAAAAACAAGATTGGTCAAATATCTACATGAAGAACTTGGATTCAATGCAATAGGACTAGAATCAGGATTGGGAGAATGTATTATGTCATTGAACAACAATAATCTCTCTGCCAAGCAAATGATGGAATATAGCATAATGCCTACATCGTATTCAGAAGAAGCATTGGATCTATTTACATATATAAAAGAACAGAAAGATACGGAGGATCCTTTAGATTTATTTGGATTCGATATGGAATTCACCAGTATATATTTTGCTGAATATTTGAAACAATGGATAGAAAAAGTTGATAAAGAAGTAGCTGAAGATTATTACGAACTTGAAATAAATTTTTTAAGGGATTATTCTGAATTACTAAATAAATATGGTTATGAATCTACTGGTTATCTTGAAAAGTATCAGAAAGTAATAGATAGATATTCAGCTGATTATGATGATGTAATAAAATTCATTAAAGATAATCGTGAAGAACTAGAAGCTATATATCGTCAAAATGATTTGCTTGTAGACAGTGCACTCCGTACGCTTGGAAACAGAATGAACATTGTTAGGATGAGTATGGTTGGTACAGTCAAGAGATATGAGTTGAGAAATGAAATAATGGCTGATAATGTTAAGTGGTATATGGATGCTAATCCGGATAAGAAGATCATTATATGGGGACATAATGATAACATAACTAAGAATACGTCAAAGATGTTGACACTAGAAAATGATGAGTGGAGTAATAGTTTTGTAAGTATGGGAGAGATATTAAGTCAAAAGTTTCCACGTCAGGTATATGTTATGGGATTATATATGCAAGGGGGTAAAGCCTTACACCCAATAACAAATGAGATAATTGATATACCACCAGTACCAACAGGAAGTCTAGAGGAGATTATAAGTAGAAGGGGATATGAAACAACATTTGTTGATTTGTCCAAGAACAGATCAAAGAATAAATTCAATAAATGGATGTTCACTAACCAATATGCCAGTGACGATGGGCTTACATATGAAATAGAAATAAGATCAAATGTGCAGCAATTAGTTCCAAAAGACCAGTATGATGGTATAATATTATTTGATAATGTTTCACCACTGACACATATGAAATAG
- a CDS encoding MATE family efflux transporter, with amino-acid sequence MSLNLIKDYKKDKMFYKNLFILTLPIVLQSLITSSLNMLDTMMIGKVGEVELASVGIANQYYFLFTLFVLGVAGGGGVLIAQLWGKNDKDNIKKVLSKTLAVGFIIISIFVILGLVIPGKIISIFNSDASVVTIGSQYLTITVISYIFTGISFVFASSLRSIGNTKLPMLASLLGLTVNGFLNYCLIFGHFGMPELKTQGAAIATLIARICECGLILFVVYFKDKILNIRFRDLRGLSHKLTRTLTNVTVPIVLNEATWGIGNVTYMAIYSQLGTGATASVQICSTIMNLFMIFAFGLSYAAVVVVGNEIGANKEDVAKESSKKIAKISVILALFLSIILFALARPIVSFFNISVEVKLSATYILYVYATILTMRVFNMVMIVGILRGGGDATYGTMLQGCTLWLIGIPLAALGVFVFHLPVHVVVSFTAIEEIIKFIFMMRRFKSYKWIRNMVKDHDIHSKDTVSVAV; translated from the coding sequence ATGTCACTTAATTTGATAAAAGACTATAAAAAAGACAAAATGTTTTATAAAAATTTGTTCATCCTAACATTACCTATCGTTCTACAGAGTCTAATTACTTCTTCATTGAATATGCTGGATACAATGATGATAGGGAAAGTAGGAGAAGTAGAACTTGCTTCTGTTGGAATTGCTAATCAATATTACTTTTTATTTACCCTCTTCGTTCTTGGCGTTGCAGGAGGCGGTGGTGTCTTAATTGCTCAGTTATGGGGAAAAAACGATAAGGATAATATTAAGAAAGTACTTAGTAAAACACTAGCAGTCGGTTTTATCATAATATCAATATTTGTTATTCTCGGTCTTGTGATACCAGGTAAAATAATATCTATATTTAATTCAGATGCATCTGTTGTTACTATAGGAAGTCAATATCTTACTATAACAGTTATAAGTTATATTTTTACAGGTATATCATTTGTTTTTGCTTCTTCACTTAGAAGTATAGGAAACACTAAACTTCCTATGTTAGCAAGTTTACTTGGACTTACAGTTAACGGTTTTCTGAATTATTGTCTTATTTTCGGACATTTCGGAATGCCTGAATTAAAAACACAGGGAGCTGCTATTGCAACACTTATCGCTAGAATCTGTGAATGTGGTCTTATCCTATTTGTTGTATATTTCAAGGATAAGATATTAAATATAAGATTTCGTGATTTAAGGGGATTGTCTCATAAATTAACAAGAACCTTAACTAATGTTACTGTTCCAATTGTTCTTAATGAAGCTACATGGGGTATAGGTAATGTAACTTATATGGCTATTTATTCCCAGTTGGGTACAGGTGCAACAGCTTCTGTTCAGATATGTTCCACCATAATGAATTTATTCATGATATTTGCTTTTGGTCTTTCATATGCAGCAGTAGTTGTCGTAGGTAATGAAATCGGAGCTAATAAAGAAGATGTTGCAAAAGAATCTTCTAAAAAGATTGCCAAGATATCTGTAATATTAGCTTTATTTCTAAGCATAATACTTTTTGCTCTTGCAAGACCTATAGTATCATTTTTCAATATTTCTGTTGAAGTCAAGTTATCAGCAACTTACATTTTATATGTATATGCTACTATATTAACTATGAGAGTGTTCAATATGGTCATGATAGTAGGAATTCTTAGAGGTGGTGGAGATGCAACTTACGGTACAATGCTTCAAGGTTGTACACTATGGTTGATTGGTATACCTTTAGCTGCCTTAGGTGTTTTTGTTTTTCATCTTCCAGTACATGTTGTTGTTAGTTTTACAGCTATAGAAGAGATCATTAAATTCATTTTTATGATGAGAAGGTTCAAGTCATATAAATGGATCAGGAACATGGTAAAAGACCATGATATTCACTCCAAAGATACTGTCAGTGTAGCAGTTTAG
- a CDS encoding helix-turn-helix domain-containing protein, which produces MKKVNIYREAREKFNENSPCPLNREEAADRLHVSAATLGRYETGENQPSPEIVYAMSKVYENPVLRRKHCSECCLIGKEDHPYTAPKTLFESGYGLINANRVLDTFKNELFEVLADGIVDKNEIIRLRQMIPRIKNIQKLLSDIEIEIEKHSLKYDIDGK; this is translated from the coding sequence ATGAAAAAAGTAAATATATATCGAGAAGCAAGAGAGAAATTCAATGAGAACAGTCCATGTCCCCTTAATAGAGAAGAAGCAGCTGATAGATTACATGTCAGTGCGGCTACACTAGGAAGGTATGAGACAGGAGAAAACCAACCAAGTCCAGAAATAGTATATGCTATGAGTAAAGTATATGAGAATCCAGTGCTAAGGCGTAAACATTGTTCAGAATGCTGCCTTATAGGTAAAGAGGATCACCCATATACAGCACCAAAAACACTATTTGAATCAGGATACGGTCTAATAAATGCAAACAGAGTGCTAGATACATTCAAGAATGAACTCTTTGAAGTCCTTGCTGATGGAATTGTCGATAAGAATGAAATAATAAGACTAAGACAAATGATTCCACGTATTAAAAATATACAGAAATTGTTAAGCGACATAGAGATAGAAATAGAAAAACATTCATTGAAGTATGACATTGATGGAAAATAA
- a CDS encoding S-layer homology domain-containing protein: protein MKKCIKTITIVTLFMMLGITSLAGGWDVSTADTWAQSEIEDAYMYDLMPYKLVMSNLKDKITRAEFAALVVKMYESMTGEYVEQAPFDTFEDSEDEDVLKANTLGIMKGSNGKANPNNLVTRQEMATMYYRTLDKVYNYFGEEIEATDGILTAKDKDLVASWCTKEVDYINENNIMKGSNGNFNPLDNAPIEQAIVVVKRVYEDELDLIKGTRFIDLSKGYVYKQEKYGNNFTVTFKANGKSNIVKANEYTSLDVTINDSENTKIYYSETYDDAIDEQGLNTYRYDVATNEITCLDDYFGYKVSNVALVDKGKYKGYLLVYPYEDTVYVYNQELEAICVLEGMVTAENANSLIDSKLNAPNDYKQGYTVNDDGYGNISVTFNNNGNTQEIVTSEEGEYRAPNPISNGFNAKTSKDYSRIFFIARQNLDFIKPNSLCYYDFDQKEYGQIGEMSVDVKDYKIVEYNNEFIVVDTGKKIYDVYNIYGAFETNQIFAFDESVIWDNLDAYFTTGLKMVMDGTIVANADYGLSWTYTKGKEWGYSSSMATAAKDKGGPTMYASVENHELRDYQNDAVYECLMQIMSDEKDNGNSGIIFNVESISPGNDNYRGYYVGIDLYKNKLMIGKSNYKWTNLKEFNIGDDIKRGDYIYLKVIRSNSRITVYVNDEYIGEIYDSSYTNGGGMGFRSWNANCNYYNLYAYPNN, encoded by the coding sequence TTGAAAAAATGTATAAAAACAATTACTATCGTAACATTATTTATGATGTTAGGTATAACAAGTCTAGCAGGAGGATGGGATGTATCTACAGCAGATACTTGGGCACAGTCGGAAATTGAAGATGCATATATGTATGATCTTATGCCTTACAAATTAGTTATGAGTAATTTAAAAGATAAAATAACACGAGCAGAATTTGCAGCACTTGTTGTAAAAATGTATGAAAGCATGACAGGTGAATATGTTGAACAAGCGCCTTTTGATACTTTTGAAGATTCAGAAGATGAAGATGTTCTAAAAGCAAATACTCTTGGTATCATGAAAGGCTCTAACGGGAAAGCCAATCCTAATAATTTAGTGACAAGACAAGAAATGGCTACCATGTATTACAGAACTCTTGACAAAGTCTATAATTACTTTGGAGAAGAAATTGAAGCTACTGATGGTATACTAACAGCTAAAGATAAAGACTTAGTTGCCAGCTGGTGTACAAAAGAAGTTGATTACATAAATGAAAATAATATCATGAAGGGTAGTAATGGTAATTTTAACCCATTAGATAATGCACCTATAGAACAAGCAATTGTCGTAGTAAAAAGGGTATACGAAGATGAATTAGACCTTATAAAAGGTACACGATTTATTGACTTATCAAAAGGATATGTATACAAACAAGAAAAATATGGTAATAATTTTACAGTTACATTTAAAGCAAATGGAAAATCAAATATAGTAAAGGCAAATGAATATACAAGTCTAGATGTTACTATAAACGATTCAGAAAATACTAAGATATATTATTCAGAAACATATGATGATGCAATTGATGAACAAGGGCTTAATACATATAGATATGATGTTGCAACTAATGAAATTACATGTTTAGATGATTATTTTGGCTATAAAGTATCAAATGTTGCACTTGTTGACAAAGGTAAATATAAAGGCTATCTTTTGGTATATCCTTATGAAGATACTGTTTATGTTTATAATCAAGAATTAGAAGCAATCTGTGTACTTGAAGGTATGGTTACAGCAGAGAATGCAAATAGTTTGATTGACAGTAAGTTGAATGCGCCAAATGATTATAAACAAGGTTATACTGTTAATGATGATGGCTACGGTAATATATCAGTCACTTTTAATAATAATGGTAATACACAAGAAATAGTTACTTCTGAAGAGGGAGAATACAGAGCACCAAACCCTATCTCTAATGGATTTAATGCTAAGACTTCAAAGGATTATTCTAGAATATTTTTTATTGCAAGACAAAATCTAGATTTTATCAAACCTAATAGCTTGTGCTATTATGATTTTGATCAAAAGGAATATGGTCAAATCGGTGAAATGAGTGTAGATGTCAAAGATTATAAGATAGTAGAATATAATAATGAATTTATAGTAGTTGATACAGGCAAAAAAATATATGATGTTTATAATATATATGGTGCTTTTGAAACCAATCAAATCTTTGCATTTGACGAATCTGTAATATGGGATAACCTTGATGCATATTTCACTACAGGACTGAAAATGGTAATGGATGGAACAATTGTTGCAAATGCAGATTATGGTTTATCTTGGACTTACACTAAAGGTAAAGAATGGGGCTACAGCAGTAGTATGGCTACAGCTGCAAAAGATAAAGGTGGTCCTACAATGTATGCTTCAGTAGAAAACCATGAATTAAGAGATTATCAAAATGATGCAGTTTATGAATGTCTAATGCAAATAATGTCTGATGAAAAAGATAATGGAAACTCAGGAATTATATTTAATGTAGAAAGCATAAGCCCTGGTAATGATAATTATAGAGGCTATTATGTAGGGATAGACCTCTATAAGAATAAATTGATGATAGGAAAATCTAATTACAAATGGACTAATCTAAAAGAGTTCAATATTGGTGATGACATCAAAAGAGGCGATTACATATATCTAAAAGTAATAAGAAGTAATTCGAGAATCACAGTATATGTAAACGACGAATATATCGGAGAGATATACGATAGTTCGTATACTAATGGTGGGGGGATGGGATTCCGTTCATGGAATGCTAATTGTAACTATTATAATCTATATGCATATCCAAATAATTAA